A section of the Acidobacteriota bacterium genome encodes:
- a CDS encoding sigma-54 dependent transcriptional regulator, producing MKDSQNPKILIADDQTDVLEALKFLLKPEGYAVEAVTSPQAMLAALEEQDFDLVLMDLNYARDTTSGKEGLDLLDRIQSADSTLPVIVMTAWGSVDLAVEAIKRGARDFIQKPWDNARLLTILKTQRELGQALKKGQRLEAENRILRDQPRPRLIAESESMKPVLQIVNRVAASDANVLITGENGTGKGLLASVIHSMSLRAAKPLVTVNIGSIPEGVFESEMFGHVKGAFTDAKNDRVGRFELAENGTLFLDEIANLPLSQQPKLLRVLETGEFERVGTSKTRKTDARILSATNSDINQEVEEGRFRRDLLFRLNTVEIHLPPLRDRREDILILAIHFLHQHSRRYRKNIEGFDDSARQALLKYSFPGNVRELDHAIERAVLMAQSNLIQAVDLGLQRGREVARRLEDMSLEEVEAYLIQKTLAECDGNVSRAAEKLGLSRSALYRRLQRYGL from the coding sequence ATGAAAGACTCACAGAACCCCAAAATTCTGATAGCTGATGACCAGACCGATGTACTGGAGGCTTTAAAATTTTTACTGAAGCCCGAAGGCTATGCAGTCGAAGCCGTAACCTCTCCGCAGGCGATGTTGGCTGCGCTCGAAGAGCAGGATTTTGATTTGGTGTTGATGGATTTAAATTACGCGCGGGATACCACCTCTGGAAAAGAAGGCTTGGATTTGCTTGACCGCATTCAATCTGCGGACAGCACGCTGCCGGTGATTGTGATGACCGCCTGGGGAAGTGTTGACCTTGCGGTTGAAGCCATCAAACGCGGCGCCCGTGATTTCATTCAAAAGCCCTGGGACAATGCGCGGTTGCTGACCATTCTCAAAACTCAGCGAGAACTCGGACAAGCATTAAAAAAAGGTCAACGGTTGGAAGCTGAAAATCGAATATTGCGCGACCAACCGCGTCCCCGGCTGATTGCCGAATCGGAATCCATGAAACCGGTGTTGCAAATCGTTAACCGCGTTGCCGCCTCCGACGCCAATGTCTTAATCACCGGCGAAAATGGCACCGGGAAAGGCTTGCTCGCAAGCGTCATTCATTCGATGTCGTTGCGCGCCGCCAAGCCTCTGGTGACGGTGAATATCGGCAGCATTCCGGAAGGCGTATTTGAAAGCGAAATGTTCGGGCATGTCAAAGGCGCGTTTACCGATGCGAAAAATGACCGCGTCGGCAGATTTGAACTTGCGGAAAACGGCACTTTATTTCTTGATGAAATTGCCAACCTGCCGCTCAGTCAGCAACCGAAACTGTTGAGGGTTTTGGAAACCGGCGAGTTTGAACGTGTCGGCACCTCGAAAACCCGCAAGACCGATGCGCGCATTCTGTCGGCAACCAATTCGGATATTAATCAGGAAGTTGAAGAAGGGCGGTTTCGTCGCGATTTACTTTTCCGCTTGAATACTGTGGAAATTCACCTGCCGCCGCTTCGCGACCGCCGCGAAGATATTCTTATTCTGGCGATTCACTTTCTGCATCAACATTCGCGGCGCTACCGAAAAAATATCGAAGGGTTTGACGATTCGGCGCGACAGGCATTGTTGAAATATTCCTTTCCGGGAAATGTCCGCGAACTCGACCACGCCATCGAACGCGCGGTTTTAATGGCGCAGAGCAATCTGATTCAAGCAGTTGATTTGGGATTGCAGAGAGGGCGCGAGGTGGCGCGGCGATTGGAAGACATGAGCCTCGAAGAGGTCGAAGCCTACCTGATTCAAAAAACCCTTGCCGAGTGTGATGGCAATGTCAGCCGCGCCGCTGAAAAGTTGGGACTCAGTCGCAGCGCCCTCTATCGTCGTTTGCAACGCTACGGGCTGTGA
- a CDS encoding TlpA disulfide reductase family protein: MKILKLEINEPKYFVVLTLLVLAFTQVAAQNEKQKKADISAPVEKVITLEKRTLPSTGGLTGISNIFFSKPKISGKISYGFSKKLKDVEYATIVDNNPRNPLMVDSKPRNFFSDLVPIGIIRYKNSAGETEYVVDTDADFDFTREKKLTFQTFGDMRIADVKIRVRVNVPFRPDFKPIGDYQIILSKDGYVYARISEYRQGNIKIGQNSYKIIIRPSSRNNPSFDLSSNTICLLDFNQDGEFTERWQLDSKGEIIANEEIKISNPFMIDGERFRIAELDEAGTKLKIVSSNEETSISNGFKAPDFSLKGIDNSSFDLRSLKGKIVLLEFWSITCPFCQRILPEVNSLIKKNKNEDFVAIAVARENDIAEVNKYLAQNPREAKVALSNEEIWQTYNRPTITPTYYLLDKKGVIRLSGYGAYTDLIKIIDKKIEEIRSQNERVIK; encoded by the coding sequence ATGAAAATATTGAAGCTTGAAATAAATGAACCTAAGTATTTTGTTGTTTTGACGCTTTTAGTTTTGGCGTTTACACAAGTTGCTGCTCAAAATGAAAAACAAAAGAAGGCAGATATTTCCGCGCCCGTTGAAAAAGTCATTACGCTTGAGAAACGAACCCTTCCTTCAACAGGAGGACTTACTGGCATCAGCAATATCTTTTTCTCAAAACCTAAAATATCCGGCAAAATTTCCTATGGTTTCTCAAAGAAACTGAAGGATGTTGAATATGCAACTATTGTTGACAATAACCCCAGAAATCCCTTAATGGTTGACAGTAAACCCCGCAATTTCTTTTCAGACTTAGTTCCGATAGGCATTATTCGCTACAAGAATAGTGCAGGTGAAACGGAATATGTTGTTGACACCGACGCTGATTTTGATTTCACACGGGAAAAAAAACTGACGTTTCAGACTTTCGGAGATATGCGGATTGCCGATGTGAAGATTCGCGTGCGGGTCAATGTTCCTTTTAGACCGGATTTCAAGCCTATCGGAGATTATCAAATAATCCTCTCAAAAGACGGTTATGTCTATGCTCGAATTAGTGAATATCGGCAGGGGAATATTAAAATCGGGCAAAATTCTTACAAAATAATAATCCGCCCGTCATCAAGAAATAATCCGAGTTTTGACTTATCAAGTAATACAATTTGTTTGCTCGATTTCAATCAAGATGGCGAATTTACGGAAAGATGGCAACTGGACTCAAAAGGCGAAATTATTGCAAATGAAGAAATTAAAATCTCAAACCCTTTTATGATTGATGGGGAAAGGTTTAGGATTGCCGAACTTGATGAAGCTGGAACCAAACTAAAAATTGTCTCGTCAAATGAGGAAACTTCTATCTCAAACGGCTTCAAAGCCCCTGATTTTTCTCTCAAAGGAATCGATAACAGCTCATTTGATTTGCGAAGCCTCAAAGGAAAAATCGTTTTGCTGGAGTTCTGGTCAATCACTTGTCCTTTTTGTCAACGCATTCTGCCCGAAGTAAATTCACTCATTAAGAAAAACAAAAACGAGGATTTTGTCGCCATCGCCGTTGCCAGAGAGAACGATATTGCAGAGGTCAATAAATATCTGGCACAGAATCCAAGGGAAGCCAAAGTCGCCCTGAGTAACGAGGAGATTTGGCAGACTTACAACAGACCAACTATTACGCCGACTTATTATTTGCTTGATAAAAAAGGCGTCATCAGGCTTTCAGGCTATGGAGCATATACGGACCTTATCAAGATTATTGATAAAAAGATTGAAGAAATTCGCAGTCAAAATGAGAGGGTAATTAAATGA
- a CDS encoding ABC transporter permease: MQTIWQDLRYGARMLLKKPGFTLLAVLTLSLGIGANTAIFSVVNTVLLKPLPYIDGDRLTLIWQTNPKIEFFANQIPPTVADYVDWQAQNQTLETISLMGSSSVNLTGSGDPQRAGAATVTTNFFELLKVKPRLGAAFASVDEQNLKEKIAVISDNLWQSRFGGDESIIGEKILIDQESYTIVAVMPSGFNFPRQNEMPKLAGIYHQTDIWIPIQLTPEQKADRANHFNTVIGRLKDGVALEQAQADLSAIAKSLEEKYPNNNAGFGVRIVPIREQAVSDIRLALFVLMGSVAFVLLIACANVANLLFVRAAARRKEIAIRLALGANRLRVIRQLLTESLLLSAIGGLCGGLLAPWVIELLIKLAPQNIPLIENVQTDSRVLIFTLTISLLTGIIFGLVPAFQSSDIKLNEALKAESKSAGGNLRHRRLRKLIVISEIALSMILLIGAGLMLKSFAKLLNVNTGFNASQVITFNPAISAKKYTTDEARLAINQQILESVKEVQGVKAVAAASNLPLSGSENMGGFYIEGKPVENPDQSTMVDRRAVTPSYFSTIGIPLVQGRDFNEFDRAGSPGVVIVSEGFARRYLADEEVLGKRLKMGSANSNRPYLTIVGVVGDVKHSTITEPARPHVYYPFMQRPQLGMSFVINADSNWQTLVPLIREAIWKGDKDIPVDSIKPLAQLVDESISRKRFQMILLGFFASLALALAGIGIYGVMASAVAQRAQEIGIRQALGAKPSDVMKLIFRDGLFITLSGVAFGLMGALALTRLMTALVFEVKVTDPIVYFAVTLILTGVALVACLVPARRAIKVNPMIALRNE; this comes from the coding sequence ATGCAAACCATCTGGCAGGATTTGCGCTACGGCGCGCGAATGTTATTAAAAAAGCCGGGCTTCACTTTGCTTGCAGTATTGACACTCAGCTTAGGCATTGGCGCGAACACGGCGATTTTCAGTGTCGTCAATACGGTATTGTTGAAACCCTTGCCCTACATTGATGGCGACCGGTTGACGCTGATTTGGCAAACCAATCCCAAAATCGAATTTTTTGCCAATCAAATTCCCCCGACCGTCGCCGATTATGTGGATTGGCAAGCGCAGAACCAGACGCTTGAAACCATTTCGCTGATGGGTTCGTCGTCGGTGAATTTAACCGGAAGCGGAGACCCGCAGCGAGCTGGCGCAGCAACCGTCACCACGAATTTTTTTGAACTCCTCAAAGTTAAACCGCGATTGGGCGCAGCCTTTGCAAGCGTCGATGAACAGAACTTAAAGGAAAAAATCGCGGTCATCAGCGATAACCTGTGGCAATCGCGCTTTGGCGGCGATGAATCGATCATCGGTGAAAAAATCCTTATCGACCAGGAAAGCTACACTATTGTTGCCGTTATGCCTTCGGGGTTCAATTTTCCGCGTCAAAACGAGATGCCCAAGCTCGCAGGCATCTATCATCAAACCGACATCTGGATTCCGATTCAATTAACGCCTGAACAGAAAGCGGATCGCGCAAATCATTTCAACACCGTCATCGGACGACTGAAAGACGGCGTTGCGCTTGAGCAGGCGCAAGCCGATCTCAGTGCCATTGCAAAAAGCCTCGAAGAAAAATACCCCAATAACAATGCGGGTTTCGGCGTTCGGATTGTGCCGATTCGCGAACAGGCGGTCAGTGATATTCGTCTGGCATTATTTGTGCTGATGGGTTCGGTGGCGTTTGTGTTACTGATTGCCTGCGCCAATGTCGCGAATTTACTTTTTGTTCGTGCCGCTGCCCGTCGTAAAGAGATTGCAATTCGTCTGGCTTTGGGCGCAAACCGCTTGCGGGTTATTCGTCAGTTATTAACTGAGAGTTTATTGCTATCAGCCATAGGCGGGCTTTGCGGCGGTTTACTGGCGCCGTGGGTAATCGAGTTGTTGATTAAACTCGCGCCGCAAAATATCCCATTGATTGAAAATGTCCAGACAGATAGCCGCGTGTTAATTTTCACGCTGACCATTTCATTGCTGACCGGCATCATTTTCGGATTGGTTCCGGCATTTCAATCTTCGGACATTAAATTGAATGAGGCGTTGAAAGCAGAATCCAAATCGGCAGGCGGAAATCTCCGCCATCGTCGTCTGCGCAAACTGATTGTGATTTCGGAAATTGCTCTTTCGATGATTCTGCTAATCGGCGCGGGGTTGATGCTTAAAAGTTTTGCGAAGCTCTTAAATGTGAACACCGGATTCAATGCATCCCAGGTCATCACCTTCAACCCGGCAATCTCCGCAAAAAAATACACAACCGATGAAGCGCGTCTGGCGATCAATCAACAAATCCTCGAAAGTGTAAAAGAAGTTCAAGGCGTGAAAGCCGTCGCCGCTGCCTCGAACCTGCCGTTGAGCGGTTCGGAAAATATGGGTGGCTTTTATATCGAAGGAAAACCCGTTGAAAACCCTGACCAATCGACCATGGTTGACCGGCGCGCGGTGACGCCCAGTTATTTTTCGACGATTGGCATTCCGCTAGTGCAAGGTCGGGATTTCAATGAATTTGACCGCGCCGGTTCACCAGGCGTGGTGATTGTGAGCGAAGGTTTCGCGCGCCGCTATCTCGCGGATGAAGAAGTGCTCGGCAAACGGCTGAAAATGGGAAGCGCCAATTCCAATCGCCCTTATCTGACCATCGTCGGGGTTGTCGGTGATGTGAAACATTCCACTATTACCGAACCCGCCAGACCGCATGTGTATTATCCGTTTATGCAGCGACCACAACTTGGCATGTCTTTTGTCATCAACGCGGATAGTAATTGGCAAACGCTGGTTCCGTTAATCCGGGAAGCGATTTGGAAAGGGGATAAAGATATTCCGGTTGATTCCATCAAACCGCTGGCGCAACTGGTTGATGAATCGATTTCGCGAAAACGTTTTCAAATGATTTTGCTTGGATTTTTTGCAAGTCTGGCATTGGCGCTTGCCGGCATCGGTATTTATGGGGTGATGGCTTCTGCGGTCGCCCAACGCGCCCAGGAAATCGGCATTCGACAGGCGCTCGGCGCAAAACCTTCGGATGTGATGAAGCTGATTTTCCGCGATGGGTTATTCATTACCTTGAGCGGCGTCGCGTTCGGTTTGATGGGGGCTTTGGCTTTAACCCGACTGATGACCGCTCTGGTTTTCGAGGTGAAGGTAACCGACCCGATAGTTTATTTTGCGGTGACTCTGATATTGACAGGAGTGGCTCTGGTAGCCTGTTTGGTGCCCGCGCGTCGCGCCATCAAGGTCAATCCGATGATTGCGCTCAGGAACGAATAG
- a CDS encoding YceI family protein — protein sequence MKSLSLIFLLFGLFNASLLTSEPKPIRIDVNHSNIGFAVPIAGGLSKVRGKFSEFKMELNYDDKDITKSTVDVKITVKSIDTGINQRDEHLRTADFFDVEKYPEITFKSKRVIKNGKKLTLVGDFTMHGVTKEISFPFTITGRQFEEKEKLLTLGFLADLTINRRDFGINYQHQSVPNFIGDLVEIELSIITRANKIE from the coding sequence ATGAAAAGTTTGAGTTTAATTTTTTTGTTATTCGGGTTGTTCAATGCTTCGCTTTTAACAAGCGAACCAAAACCAATTCGGATAGACGTAAATCATTCAAACATAGGTTTTGCCGTTCCGATTGCAGGCGGTTTGTCGAAAGTTCGCGGTAAGTTTTCCGAGTTCAAAATGGAATTGAATTATGACGATAAAGACATCACCAAATCTACTGTTGACGTGAAAATTACTGTGAAAAGTATTGATACGGGAATTAACCAACGCGACGAACATTTACGAACGGCAGATTTTTTTGATGTAGAGAAATATCCCGAAATCACTTTCAAAAGCAAACGGGTTATTAAAAATGGCAAAAAGCTAACGCTCGTCGGCGATTTTACGATGCACGGCGTGACAAAAGAAATAAGTTTTCCTTTCACGATTACGGGCAGACAGTTTGAGGAAAAAGAAAAACTGCTGACACTTGGTTTTCTGGCGGATTTAACCATCAATCGCCGCGATTTCGGAATCAATTATCAACATCAAAGCGTTCCGAATTTTATTGGCGATTTGGTCGAAATTGAACTCAGCATTATCACTAGAGCAAACAAAATTGAGTAA
- a CDS encoding ABC transporter ATP-binding protein encodes MSVPLIQMRGIEKFYQHGISKTFILRRIDLDIKDGEFVSIMGPSGAGKSTLLHIMGMHDNSWSGEFYFDEKPVHKFNPKQRAELRNQNIGFVFQSYHLLDHLTVYENLDIPLSYRNIGKRERDSIVCDILDRFNIVGKKDLYPTQLSGGHQQLVGVARAVIANPKMILADEPTGNLHSGQGKEIMELFKKLNEAGTTIVQVTHSEVNASYSDRTIQIADGWIVKGWDDQR; translated from the coding sequence ATGAGTGTACCGTTAATTCAAATGCGCGGCATTGAAAAATTCTATCAACACGGAATTTCCAAAACCTTTATCCTTCGACGAATTGACCTCGACATCAAGGATGGCGAATTCGTTTCGATTATGGGACCATCGGGCGCAGGCAAATCCACCCTCCTGCATATTATGGGAATGCACGACAACAGTTGGTCCGGAGAATTTTACTTTGACGAAAAACCCGTGCATAAATTCAATCCCAAACAGCGCGCCGAACTGAGAAACCAGAATATCGGTTTTGTATTTCAAAGCTATCACCTGTTAGACCATCTGACGGTTTACGAAAACCTTGACATTCCGCTATCGTATCGCAATATCGGTAAGCGTGAACGCGACAGCATCGTCTGCGACATACTGGATCGCTTTAACATCGTCGGCAAAAAAGACCTCTATCCGACGCAGCTTTCCGGCGGTCATCAACAGTTGGTCGGCGTGGCGCGCGCGGTGATTGCCAATCCGAAAATGATTCTTGCCGATGAACCGACCGGTAATTTGCACTCCGGGCAGGGGAAAGAAATTATGGAGTTGTTTAAAAAATTGAATGAAGCGGGAACCACTATCGTTCAGGTGACGCATTCGGAAGTCAATGCATCTTACAGCGACCGCACCATTCAAATTGCTGACGGCTGGATTGTCAAAGGTTGGGATGACCAGAGGTAG
- a CDS encoding MBL fold metallo-hydrolase: MQKLAEGVFAVIRKDLPGLMVDANNVFIINDDDVFVIDANGAPAITREVLAALRKLTNKPVRYVINTHYHDDHIRGNQVYREAFPQVEFIASNFSLDYLRSQGAVNRKNFLEGAPRFADDLRGLMKSNKSLLGGEMTDEERASLTSDLKLIDLVLSEGQIAQTILPTITVKERLTFQRGNRVIEILQPGSGHTAGDLIVHLPKEGIVITGDLVVSPIPLVGNPQSHINDWAKTLEKIIALNAKIIVPGHGSLMRDDAYVRQLANLFSTIKQQAEVAVAKGVTLEEARKTINLEELRKSFVGDSKVKKIAFNMYVAGPAVAAAFREAKENQR, from the coding sequence GTGCAAAAACTGGCGGAAGGAGTTTTTGCGGTAATCCGAAAAGACCTTCCGGGATTGATGGTTGATGCCAATAATGTATTTATCATCAACGATGATGATGTTTTTGTGATTGATGCCAACGGCGCTCCGGCGATCACCAGAGAGGTGCTGGCGGCGCTTCGTAAATTGACGAATAAACCGGTGCGCTATGTCATCAACACCCATTATCACGATGACCACATCCGGGGCAATCAGGTTTACCGCGAGGCATTTCCCCAGGTCGAATTTATCGCGAGCAACTTTTCTTTGGATTACCTGCGCAGTCAAGGCGCAGTGAATCGCAAAAACTTTCTCGAAGGCGCGCCGCGATTTGCCGATGACCTGCGTGGTCTGATGAAAAGTAATAAAAGTTTGCTCGGCGGTGAGATGACCGACGAAGAGCGCGCCAGCCTGACGAGTGATTTGAAATTGATTGATTTGGTGTTAAGCGAAGGACAAATTGCCCAAACCATTCTCCCGACCATTACGGTTAAAGAGCGTCTGACATTTCAAAGAGGAAACCGCGTCATCGAAATTTTGCAACCCGGAAGCGGACATACAGCCGGAGACCTGATTGTGCATTTGCCAAAAGAGGGAATTGTCATCACCGGTGATTTAGTGGTTTCGCCGATTCCGTTGGTCGGTAACCCGCAATCACATATCAATGATTGGGCGAAAACTTTGGAAAAAATCATCGCCTTGAATGCAAAAATCATTGTGCCGGGACACGGCTCACTGATGCGCGATGACGCCTATGTCCGACAACTTGCGAATCTGTTTTCGACCATCAAACAGCAGGCAGAGGTCGCGGTTGCCAAAGGGGTGACGTTGGAGGAAGCCAGAAAAACCATTAATCTGGAGGAGTTGAGAAAATCCTTTGTCGGTGATTCCAAAGTGAAAAAAATCGCTTTTAATATGTATGTTGCAGGTCCTGCGGTAGCGGCGGCTTTTCGTGAAGCCAAGGAAAATCAACGGTGA
- a CDS encoding ATP-binding protein, which translates to MAMSAAPLKSWDSVAAPSIVVCNATGCDKLSFSTMASKAQKLNKTVAGNLKTAKPAPRTRKLSHSNYIFFMSMLAGLPAVIFSMVFLWQGDYTAKVQWTFSLLIIGFWFGCSLAVRERVIFPLQTLSNLLAALREGDFSIRARGAMHNDALGEALFEVNSLGQILREQRLEAFEATQLLRTVMTEIDVAVFAFDDEKKLRLVNRAGEKLLAQPMERLTKSSAGDLGLADYLEDEAIRTVQQTFPGGASRWEIRRTTFRERGVPHQLLVISDVSRALREEERLAWQRIIRVLGHELNNSLAPIKSIAGSLESMIFKDPLPDDWRDDARRGFSIITGRVASLTRFMEGYSRLAKLPPPQYQPVEIGALIQRLVNLETRMKIRLLENPEIVIRADSDQLEQLLINIIRNAVDASLETRGNVQVSWRRRGDFLEVLIEDEGHGIANSSNLFVPFFTTKPNGSGIGLVLSRQIAEAHGGTLTLVNKKTGHGCEAKLRIPTRLTAASRIQ; encoded by the coding sequence ATGGCAATGTCAGCCGCGCCGCTGAAAAGTTGGGACTCAGTCGCAGCGCCCTCTATCGTCGTTTGCAACGCTACGGGCTGTGATAAACTCTCTTTCTCGACGATGGCTTCAAAGGCGCAAAAACTCAATAAAACTGTAGCCGGAAATCTAAAAACCGCAAAACCTGCTCCCAGAACCCGCAAACTTTCGCATTCCAATTATATATTTTTCATGTCGATGCTCGCAGGACTTCCTGCGGTGATTTTTTCAATGGTGTTTTTGTGGCAGGGCGATTATACGGCTAAAGTGCAATGGACATTTTCGCTGTTGATCATCGGCTTCTGGTTCGGTTGTTCGCTGGCGGTAAGAGAGCGGGTGATCTTTCCTTTGCAAACGCTCTCGAATTTACTCGCAGCCCTGCGTGAAGGTGATTTTTCCATTCGCGCGCGCGGCGCAATGCACAACGACGCGCTCGGCGAAGCGTTATTTGAGGTTAATTCGCTCGGACAGATTTTGCGCGAACAACGCCTGGAAGCTTTTGAGGCGACGCAACTCCTGCGAACCGTGATGACCGAAATTGATGTTGCGGTATTTGCGTTTGATGACGAAAAAAAATTACGGCTGGTAAATCGCGCCGGCGAGAAATTGTTGGCGCAACCGATGGAGCGTTTGACCAAAAGTTCGGCGGGTGATTTGGGACTTGCCGATTATCTCGAAGACGAAGCCATCCGCACGGTTCAACAAACTTTTCCCGGTGGCGCGAGTCGTTGGGAAATTCGCCGCACCACGTTTCGCGAACGCGGCGTGCCCCATCAATTACTGGTGATTTCGGATGTGAGTCGCGCTCTTCGTGAAGAAGAGCGGCTTGCCTGGCAAAGAATCATTCGCGTTCTCGGACATGAATTGAACAATTCGCTGGCACCGATTAAATCTATTGCCGGAAGTCTTGAGAGCATGATTTTCAAAGACCCTTTGCCGGATGATTGGCGCGATGATGCCCGGCGCGGCTTTTCCATCATCACCGGTCGGGTGGCATCACTCACAAGATTTATGGAAGGCTATTCGCGGCTTGCCAAACTTCCGCCACCGCAATATCAACCGGTTGAAATCGGTGCCTTGATCCAACGGTTGGTGAACCTCGAAACGCGAATGAAAATTCGCTTGCTGGAAAACCCGGAAATCGTCATTCGCGCAGATAGTGACCAACTTGAACAACTGCTGATTAACATCATCCGCAATGCCGTTGATGCTTCGCTGGAAACGCGCGGCAATGTGCAGGTGAGTTGGCGACGACGCGGCGATTTTCTTGAAGTGTTAATCGAGGATGAAGGGCATGGCATAGCCAATTCCAGCAATTTATTCGTGCCGTTTTTTACCACCAAACCCAACGGTTCGGGAATCGGCTTGGTGCTCAGTCGCCAGATTGCCGAGGCTCATGGCGGGACGCTGACCTTGGTCAACAAAAAAACCGGTCACGGATGCGAAGCGAAACTGCGCATTCCGACCCGCCTGACGGCTGCTTCACGGATTCAATAA
- a CDS encoding DUF4097 family beta strand repeat-containing protein, whose protein sequence is MLLTFVFAFLSLFPSASTDEWKKSFTIENIPKLRVESGDANIRVLASESKTVDVRVISDGYKIGDDGIKIIDRQNGDNVEIEVRFPRRWFQMNWRSKRVDIEINVPRETNLDLNTGDGRIDLSGVKGEILLRSGDGKINLTDVHGRLSAKTGDGNIEMRNVKGEISMSTGDGRIEATGLEGAFRAETGDGRLRIQGRFDALDIRTGDGGIEATALDGSKTESNWSLKTGDGDITLRLPETLSADVEMHTNDGHIDLNIPVSVVGRTGNNEIRGRINSGGKMLYLKTGDGSIRLEKL, encoded by the coding sequence ATGTTACTGACATTCGTTTTTGCGTTTTTATCGCTTTTTCCATCCGCTTCGACTGACGAATGGAAAAAGAGTTTCACCATCGAAAACATTCCGAAATTGCGTGTTGAAAGCGGCGACGCGAATATCCGCGTGCTGGCGTCGGAAAGCAAAACCGTTGATGTTCGGGTGATTTCCGATGGCTATAAAATTGGCGACGATGGCATCAAAATCATTGACCGACAAAATGGCGATAATGTTGAAATCGAAGTCCGTTTCCCGCGTCGCTGGTTTCAAATGAACTGGCGAAGCAAACGTGTGGATATTGAAATCAATGTGCCTCGCGAAACCAATCTGGATTTAAATACCGGGGATGGTCGAATCGATTTATCGGGCGTAAAAGGCGAAATCCTTTTGCGCAGCGGCGACGGCAAAATCAACCTGACCGACGTTCACGGGCGGCTCAGTGCAAAAACCGGTGATGGCAATATCGAGATGCGCAATGTCAAAGGCGAGATTTCGATGAGCACCGGTGACGGGCGCATTGAGGCAACCGGGTTGGAAGGCGCTTTTCGAGCCGAAACCGGCGATGGTCGCTTGCGAATCCAGGGTCGGTTTGACGCGCTCGACATCCGAACCGGCGATGGAGGAATCGAGGCTACGGCTTTGGACGGATCAAAAACCGAATCGAACTGGAGTTTGAAAACCGGCGATGGCGATATTACCTTGCGGCTTCCTGAAACGCTCTCGGCAGATGTTGAAATGCACACCAATGACGGACACATTGATTTGAATATTCCGGTGAGCGTGGTGGGGAGAACCGGCAACAACGAAATTCGCGGGCGTATCAACAGCGGCGGCAAGATGCTTTATTTAAAGACCGGCGATGGTTCGATTCGTCTGGAAAAACTTTAG